TATTGTCTAGAACCGGCACCGCGCTTTGCGATGCCGGTTTTTTCTTAGTTTTTATGCAGTCGATCCTAATTGTAGATGGTCACAGCGCTATCTTTGCCACAGAATATTTACTCCAGCTACATAGGGATAATCCAGGCATGGCTCGCACTGAGCTGCACAGGGAGTTAACCCGTTTTCAGGACACTTCTTCCTATGCTGTGGTACTTGTTTTCGACGGCAAAGGCCATGACAGGGATCAACCACTTCGCGGCGAGGAGGACATCATGGTCATCTACAGCAAAACAGGGGAAACTGCTGACACCGTCATCGAGAGGCTTGCGGCACGGTTTGCCGACAAATACCAATTAGTGGTGGCATCTAATGACCGCATGGTTTTAGATTGCGTATCAGCTTTTGGTGCAACACCGAGCAGCATCCGGAGCATGTGGGCAATGATTGATCACTACTAAACCCTGCTTTAATACTAGAACAATTCCCCTAATATTGTAAGTTTAGCTCGCGTATGTAGATAAGTGCGCAGCTAAGGTTTGTGGACTTTCACTGTAGCTTTTCGAATATGACCCGATACCCTCATATGACCAAACATCTCTCCATCGTTCTCGCTTCCAGTCTTGTGATTTCTTCGCAAATCGGGGCTGAGCCTCCAGCTGAGCCCAGAAATAGCGAGATTGCGCCGTTGATACGCAAGCTCTCACATCCTGACTTTCAGACCAGAGAGGACGCTAGCAAGGAAATTTGGCAGTTTGGGGTGGATGCGGTTCCTTATCTGGAGGATGCCTCAAAATCAAAAGATCCTGAGGTTGCCGCGAGAGCTGAAGTGCTGATCCGCAATATCGCTGCCGGCATCTTGCCTAACACACCTCCAGAGATCGCTGAATTAATCGACAAATACAGCCAGAACAATGTCAACGGCAAGCTGGCCATCCTCAGAGAACTCAGTGATAAGCGCGCCTACAAACAGATGCTACATATGCTCTCGTGGGAAAAAAATAACGCCCATCGAGATCTTTTGCTCAGAGATTTCCGAAATATCGGCCTGCTAGCTGCGCGACAAGCGATTCTGAAGAATGATCTTGATGAAGCTATAGAGCTGCTAAAGTTATCACCACGTGAAGAGAATACCCTCAGGGCTCTGGCTTTTTTACTCAAGCGAACCGGGAAAATTGATGATGAAATTGCCCGCATCCAAAAATTCAAAGCCAATGAAAACATCGATGAATGGCTGAAAATTCTGCTTCAGATCAAGGGGGACAAGAAGCTACTCAAGCAATTCGCTGAAAATCGTGGAGACGCGGATGTTCTCTCGACAGTGGCTGTATTGGATGGGGACCCAGTTCCTGCCTTCGATTTGATTGAGGGGCAGTTAAAGGATTCGGCCAGTTTGGCTGGCCTAAAAATGATTCGATCCACGGTTCTGAACCAGGGCGACCCCAAAAAAGCTGAGAAAAAAGCAGATAAACTAGCCCAAGCAATACTTGATGCCGCTCAATCAACTCAGAATGAGAGAGAGATGGAGCCAGCGTTGAGATCGCTCTTTGCAGGAGGTTATCAGGATATGGCTGGTGAGCTATTTTCACGGTATGATGACACTCAATACTCTCAATACCTTGATGCCTATGAAAGGCCTACTCAGGCGTTAGAGGTCATGGGAATCCCGTCTGCCAAAGATGCCCCCAAAGAGTATTACGATTGGGTCAAGGATTCCGTGAAGCGCTCCATTACAGAAGACCAGGATAGTGAGTCAGGCCATCAGGCGCGCATTTTAGAAGCGGCTATATTCTATTTCTCAAGAGGGGAGGTAGAAATTGCGCGCTCTACCCTCAAAGAGCTTCTGATTGTGCTCGAGAAAGAAGGTCTTGATAGATGGCATGAAGTCGTCCGCAGCCTTCCTGAGGCTGGCATGTCTGAGATGGCTGTGGAGTTTATTTTAGAGCGAGGTAATGCAAACAATGATCTCGATAATATGGTCAACGCTCTTTACGGGGATACCCTAGCCATCAATCGAATATGGAAGAGCTTGCGCGATAGAGAGAACACGATCGAAAAAGACTTTGTCGACATGTCCATCCTTATGGGGATGTATCGTTCGAAACTTGCCGAAGGGAAGAAGCTTGAGGCATATGTGCTGGAGAAAGCCAAGAAAAGTGGCCGCAATGCCTACATCGACATGCTTTTCAGTCTCGCTGAGGCTGCTACTGTAAGGAATGATCTCGCTGGAAGTCTGGACTACTATCGAGTGATCAGCAAGCTGGGCAAAGAAGTTGCTGATCGCGGTGACTGGAGAAGTCATTACCGTGAGCTCGCTGAGGGCCTTCAGAGCTGGAAGGACTACATTTCTGCTTATGAACTTCAGGAAAACAATCTGCGAGAGCTTCCTGTTGAGATGGCGAAATATGCTATTTCATTAAAAAAAGTAGGCCGTAACCGGGATGGGGATGAGCAGCTGGAGAAGGCTGTGACTATGACCCTGAGTATTCCAACGGAATACAATGAGATCGCCCTTTTGCTCTATGGTGCAGGCTACAAAGATCAAGCCATACAAATGTGGGAAGATACTTTAATCGGGTTCAAGCCGACGGACTGGGAATTCCATTACACGCTACAATACATGGGCCTCTTATCCCGTTATCACATTTTGAAGGGTGACTGGAAAATGGCGTCAACAGTCGCCAGTGTTGAGGCAGCGCTCAGTCTCAAAAATTTGTCACGTGATTTCAGCCCGGCGTACTCATTGCGTAGCGGATTCTACGCCTTTTTCACAAGCGGCATGCTGGACTACCATTCAAACAGAAAGGAGGTAGCTATCTGGAAGCTGCATAAAGCCCATCAAATGGGTATCGGAGACGGCCTGTTAGCCGATGAGTTCTACCCATCTATGCGGAATACGAGCTTAGCCAAAGAGTACGATGCTTGGTTTGGCGATGCTTATGCCTTTTTGGAAAAGGTTCTTCAAAAATACCCCAACGCACACAACACTCACAATACCATTGCTTGGCTCGGGTCCCGTGCCGTTAGGAATCTGGAAGGGTCACTCACCCATGCTCAAAAAGCGGTTGAGTTAGCCCCTAAGCAGGGCGCTTATTTAGATACCTTGGCTGAAGTTTACTTCGCGAGAAGAGACCGCAGATCTGCCGTCAAGTGGAGCCAGGCCGCAGTACAATCAGTCTCTGACGGTTCAATGGCGTATCAGCGGGCTCAAGATACAGTATACAAGAGTCACATAGACCTCACTGATCAGATGAAAAGGTTCAAGACTGAGGAGTTCCCGTCTGCTGAAGTGAAACCATCGACCAAGAAGAACTAAGCACCCATGTGGCGTCTCATAATTTTGGTCTCCGCTATTCCTTTTATCGCTGGAGGCTTGGCAGCACATCTACTCGGGGTCCGCTTTCTCAAGCGCAGTATGCAGACGCATCTCGATGTAGAGACTCTCATGAAGAAACTATTGCTGTTATCAGGTCATGCGGATGACGTGGTTCAATACAGCACGAAATACTGGAGCGCTGCTTCTAATCTGAATGAAAAACAATTTGTGCTGGATGAAAAAATCCGCACGAATAGGGACGTTAACTCACTCGCGCATGCGGCTATCCAGTTTGGTCTTTATAGCTTGCAAAGAGAACACTCGGCAACCATCCAATGGCGCGTGAAAGTAGTTAAATCTGGCTACCTCCTACCTACCTTTGTCATCCTGATCGCGCTCTTCACGAGCCTTGTGGGCAAGTTGCCGGTTAAGATTGCCTTGGCGGCGGTGGCTGCGAGTTTCGGCTTCATCACTGTCATGCTTTGGCTCAGCATGCCCGTCGAGCGAGAGGCAGGTAAGTATGCCGCTGAACTCATAGAGGAACACAGGCTGTTCGCACGTATCCGAGAGGAAGAAGCGGTGGTTAGAGCCATTCATGCAACTGTATGGACGTCTTTAATTCCAGGCGTGCTGCGCAAATTAATTGTAGGCTCACCAGCAATAAAAAGCCCGGACTCATAGACAGAGCCGGGCTGTAATGGTTTGGGCAGTCAAGCTGCACAGGTCGGTCTTAGACTAGCTCTGCAGCGACGATGTCTTCAACAGTTTGTCTTGGGCGCACTACTTTTGATTCACTGCCATCCACTAGAATTTCTGCGGGGAGGCCGCGTGTATTGTAGTTGGAAGCCATGACATAACCGTATGCACCTGCGCTGAGAAGAGCGATCACATCACCTTCATCAAAGTTTGGTAGCGGGCGATTCTGGCAGAAGAAGTCACCAGTTTCACAAATAGGGCCTACTACATCAACAGTCTCGGTGGTATCATCAGCGGGCTCTCTAACTGGTGCGATATCGTGATGACCTTCATAGAGCGCAGGGCGAATCAGATCATTCATTCCAGCGTCAACCACCTTGAACGTTTTGGCAGTGCCTTTCTTCTCATAGAGACAGCGCGTAAGCATGACGCCGGCATTACCTGCAATGTAGCGGCCTGGTTCCACCAAGATCTTCAATCCAAGTCCCTTGAGGTGGGGCAGGATGCCTGCACAATATTGCTCGATCGTCAGCGGGCGCTTGTCTTCAAGCTGGTTGGCCCACCACTCAGGCTTGCCTGAATCGAGGGACTCATCATAAACGATCCCTACGCCGCCACCGATAGAGAAAAATTCTATATCGTAGAGCCCTTTGAGATCAGCAGCAAGTGGAGCCACTTTCTCGACAGCTTCAATGAAAGGTGTGACTGATGTGAGTTGGGAGCCGATGTGCATCTGCAAGCCACGCAGTTTGATATTCTGAAGCTTAGCGGCACGCCCGTAGGCATCACGGATAAATTCAAAATCAATGCCGAACTTGTTTTCTGACTTCCCGGTAGAGATATACTTGTGAGTCTTTGCGTCTACATTTGGATTCACGCGGAGGGCAACAGGAGCAACAAGTCCCAGTTCACCAGCAACTTTATCGATGAATACGACCTCAGCCTCGCTCTCAGCATTGAAGCAGTAGATACCTTGTTTAAGAGCATACTCAATCTCTTCGCGTGTCTTGCCAACACCGGCAAAGGTGCATTTTGCCGGGTCGCCACCAGCTTTGATGACTCGATACAGCTCACCGCCGGATACGATATCGAATCCGCTTCCTAGCTCAGCTAGTAGACGCAGCACTGAGATGTTTGAGTTAGCTTTAACTGCGTACTCAATCGCGTGATCCACCTCGCTCAACGCTGCATCAAGTCGGGTGTAGTGATCGCGAAACGTGTTGGCACTATAGACGTAAGTCGGAGTGCCGTAGGTGTCTGCAATGGTCTGCAAGCTCACGTCTTCACAGTGAAGCTCGCCATTATGATAATGGAATGAATGCATAGTGTTTAATGAAATTTAGAATAGATTAGATGTCTGTTACGTCTGGGTAGCTCCCTAGGAGCTTGACGAGTGAGCAGTGACGAGAAAGCTCATCGAGCGCCGCTGCTACATTCTCGTCTTCACAGTGTCCAGCCAAGTCTACGTAGAAAATGTACTCCCAGTCCCTCTGCTTTGAAGGGCGTGACTCGATCTTGGACATGTTGATCGCGCAGGATTCGAATGAGGTCAAGGCCTTCACCAAGGATCCGGGCTGATCCTTCATGCTGAACAAGATGGAAGTTCTGTCATTGCCGGTAGGCGGGCACGTTTTCTCACCAATGACGAGGAAGCGTGTCGTGTTTGTAGCTCTGTCCTGTATACACTCTTCCATCATATGCAGGTCGTACATTTCAGCTGCCAATGGGCCTCCGAGTGCGGCAGCACCTTGGTGCGCATTTTCTTTGGCTAGTTTGGCGGCTTTAGTTGTGGAGGAAACCTCCACGAGATCCGCCTTAGGGAAATTCTGGAGAATCCAGTTGCGACACTGTCCGAACACCTGTGGGTGCGAATAGAGGGTCTTAATTTCCTCACGCGGGATGCTGGCCATTAACCCGTTCTCGATTCGAAGCAGGATTTGAGCACAAATGCGGAGAGGGGAGTCTACGAACAAATCAAGGGTGTGAGACACAGCGCCTTCGGTAGAGTTCTCAATTGGTACGACACCGTAACTCGCTTTTCTGCGGGCCACTTGATCAAATACTTCGGCAAAGTTAGCTTGGGGCAAGTACTCCACTGAGTGGCCAAATTTCTTGATGGCAGCCTGATGAGTCCAGGTTCCTTCAGGACCCAGGTAGGCGATTTTGAGATCATCCTCCAGCGCAAGTGCTGCGGACATAATTTCTCTATAAATGGCCCTAATAGACTTTTCAGGAAGTCTTCCTTGGTTTTTCTCAACAAGCTTTCTGAGCAGGCTTTCCTCACGTTCGGGGGCGTAGATCTGAAGGCCCTCTTGCTTCTTGATTTCTCCAACGATATGTACGCACTCAGCCCTCTGGGATAATAGGTCCAGAAGCTGGGTGTCGATGGAATCAATTTTCTTACGTATGTCGTCTAAAGGCACGGCGCTAATATAGTGTTTGTAAAATGGTAGGGGACAAAATCCCTGAAACGTCTGCTAGGCATTTGAACCTTCTTGATCGACTGATGTGCCGCCATCAAGTTCAAGCGTTGCTTCCTCTTTGTCAGATGCAGGCTGAGATTGATCTTCCTCATCAGATTTTGGCTCAGGAAGCTTCACTGTCCTCAGTTCTCCAGCGTTGGGAAGATCGTCGATAGACTTAATCCCGAAGTGTTCATAAAATAAATCAGTCGTCTCGTATAGCAAAGGGCGTCCAGGAAGGTCCGCGCGGCCACCAATACGAACTAATTCACGATCCAATAGTTTCTGAATCATGCCGTCACATGAGACGCCACGAACAGCTTCCATAGCAGCTTTAGTGATAGGTTGACGGTAAGCAATAATCGCAAGGGTCTCCATAGCTGGACCACTCAAGCGTTGAGGCTTCTGGCCGGGAAACAGCTGGCGTACAAAATCAGCATACTCCGGCTTCGTATAGAATTTCCAACCCTTGGCGCGCTCAATGATGACAAAGGCACGGTGATTGGCATCATAAAATCTATTCAGGCTAGCCAGAGCCTCTGAAACTTGCTCCTCAGATGTGGTGGCAAGACTAGCCAGTGACGGATCTAATGTGCGGTGTTCGCAAGAATCTCCGGCATCTTCATTTTCGACTTTGATTAATTCGTCAGCCTCAGCAACACGCGCACGAACAAGTCTAGCTAGTTCGTGGGTTGGTAATGGATCTTCGGATGCAATCAGAAGTGCTTCGAGAATGGCTGTCAGTTCCATAGATAGATGCACAGACTAGATACGGGGTGAACGAATGCAAGTACAAGACGCTTCATACGATGAAAGACCCAAATAAACTCAAAACGCATCCGACCAGCGAATTCACCCATGGATTCATTACTTATACATAACTTCGCACAATGTATGTAATGCGGATATCGTAACTGTGGTCTACAGCCCTACTCCCAATCACCCTGAAAAAGGATGATCTTGACGTTCGGGAATCAGCTGCGAAGTATTGTTAGTAATGAAGCACCTCATGAGATCCCTTGCTCTCGCAGCTGTAGCCTGCAGCTCATCACTGACTCTTACCAACTGCGCCGGCACATACGGCGGATACGGCAAACCTAATATGGGAACCACGCCTACCACCGAGGAGCGCTCACTGCAGATCAGCTCGGAACCTACAGGCAACTTCTACTATGGTCGCCGCTATTTCGTCTATAAGACCCGCTTTTGGGGTTACCTACGAAAGCCGAGGCAGCCATGGTCAGAGGCTGCGCTTGTCATCATGAATGAAAATTCAACCTATCAGCCCGACCGCCTGCCTGAAGATGGTCCCTATGACGAGCGCCACGGCTATGACCAAAACTACAATTACAAAATTACTGGCTCATACACAGGTCGTAAAATATACGACCCCAACAGCAACCTGTTTCTCCCGGAATTTAGAGCGACTAGCTTCAAGCTGATTGATCGTTCACCAGGTTGGCTATTTAGCCCCGCCGACCACTATAATCCAAGCGTCATCACATTGACGAATAAATCGGTACAGATGCCGCGCTAGTGACCGGTGCGGGGTTAGTCAAGGTGACTCCGCATCCATCCAATCTCCGCTCTCAATAAGCTCGAGCTCTTCCGTTGCCGGCAAATACTCCCAGACAATAGCCTGGTCGCAGTTCTCGCATTTACGCACCTGCACACTTTTCTTTTGGTATTCACCACCCTCGTATTCATCTAGGGCCGCCATCATCGAGTCTCCAATTCTGTATACCTCCCCGATCACCTCACTGGCGTCATCTCTATCATTGGAGAGCTTGATACCCGGATACCAATCGACACGATATAGTCTACCGCTCACGACTCCAGGGCCAAGAAGCTCTGCACCAGCCATGCGAAAGCTATTGGACGCCCCCTGCCTTAGCGAGCCATAGACAAACACCTCAAACATGAATCACGCAAGCCTCACGTAAAGATCGTGTTAAATACTCATAAGCCACACAGGGTCAACATGTTAACCTACTTATTCGGTTGGTACGCTACCGTTTCACAGAGGAAGCTGCGAACATCATCAAGCCCCTCTTCTTGGTCAGCTGAAATCGGGATGATTTTCACCTTCGGGAATCGCTGTTTGAAGTTCTTAAGGTTTTCATCAGCCCCCTCCAAGTCCATTTTGTTGGCGATCACGATCCAGTCAAATTTAGCCAGATCTTCATCGTACATACTTATTTCTGCACGCAGGGTTTGCAGGTCTTCAATAGGATCTCGACCGTCAACTCCTGCCATGTCGATTACGAAAAGCAATAAGTGGCAGCGTGTGATGTGCCTGAGGAATTCATGACCCAGGCCACGGTTCTGGTGAGCGCCTTCAATAAGCCCAGGGATATCAGCTACTGTGCATCGCTTGAATCCAGGAAATTCAACCACACCCACCATAGGCTTTAAGGTGGTGAATGGATATGAGGCGATCTTCGGCTTAGCTGCTGAGAGCTTGCTTACCAATGTAGACTTGCCTGCATTCGGGAATCCCACCATGCCGGCGTCAGCAATTCTTCTCAACTCAAAATAGAAGACCCCCAGATCTCCCTCGGTTCCCAGAGTATGCTCTTCGGGCGCGCGATTGGTGGACGACTTGTAGTGCCAGTTCCCTTTTCCTCCCTTGCCCCCTTTACAGAGGACATATGTCTGGCCATGCTCGGTCAAATCAACAACAGGATCAAGATCGATGCCTTCATCTCGTTCCATGGCGACAGCCTCCTGAAGGTCTATTGCGGGACTGCGATAAATCACGGTGCCCGGCGGGACCTTGGCGATAACTGTCTTGCCATTCTTGCCGTGCTTGCGCTGGCCAGCGCCATGACCACCACCTTTGGCGACCAACTTAGGATCGTAGAAGAAAGCTTTCAGGTTATCTGTGTGGTTGGAGCACTCAATGATGATATCACCGCCATCACCGCCATCACCCCCATCTGGACCACCCTTGGGCAGATATTTTTCCCTGCGGAAATGGACGACTCCATTACCACCATCTCCTGCCTTGCAATATACTCGGATGTGATCGACAAACATAATAGTTCAGAATTGTATGAGGGTTTGATAACCTGCGGGCGCGCTACATAACAGCAAAACCCGATTCGGCAACCAACAAATGCTCCCCGTTCAACTAATTTTGTGTCTTTCAAGGCCTTAAAGGCGCTCCAAAACACCTAATTTAGCCTGAAATTTGACGTTAGTTAAGAAATATGAATCATTTTCCTAAATTTTCTCTTGGCAAACATGCCTGATTCGTGCAAGTTCCCGCCCCCGTCGCAGACAGATGTGCGACGAAGCAATTTTTAACAAGATCCTAGATCATGGTAGCACTTCGACTCAACCGCCAAGGTACAAAAGACCGCCCTTACTACAAAATCGTAGCTGTGGACAGCCGCGCACGCCGTGACGGCCGCTACATCGAGCAGATTGGTAACTACAATCCAATGATTGAGGGTGTTAACTACAACCTCGACCTCGACAAGGCTGAGAAGTGGATCAAAAACGGTGCTCAGCCATCTGACACAGTTTCAAGCATCATCAAGAAGGCCCGCAAGGCTGCTCTTGAAGCTTAATCCATCTTCCCTACAAAGTTTTCATTAAGCCGTCCGCTTTTAGCAGACGGCTTTTTTACGTTCCCTCCTCACGTGTTATAATGTAGCTCGCTCGATCTAATCTAGGCATCAAAAAAGCACCTACCATGTTAATGGTAGATGCTTTACGAAAATTTAATAAGCGCCTGACTGGCTACACCAGCGGAAGATCGTAACTGCGACCAGATTTACCCTCGAACCAGTTAATGTAGGCAGCGTTCACTGTAGCCATTCCACCAGGAGTCGGGAAGTCACCAGTGAAATACCAATCACCACATGGCCCTTTGATCGAAGCATGAAGGTTATCGATGGTCTGGAAGATGATCTGAACCTCACCGTCCCAGTCTACATCTTCAGGGTAGACCATGCGACTGACTTCAGCTGAGATTTGATCGTCAGTGAAGCACTCATAAACGCGCTTCACTTGATTAACTCGCTCTTCAGCCGGCTTACGAAGCTCTTCCTTGCAAGCTTCGTAAATTTCCTTAAGGAGCTCATTGTTGCCCTCACGCTCATGGAGAGCCACTGCAGCCTGGAAGGCAATGAACTTGCCAAGTTCGGACATATCAATGCCGTAACAGTCAGGGTAGCGGATTTGAGGCGCTGTAGAGCAAACAACAATCTTCTTAGGATTCGTTCTAGAGAGAATCTTTAGAATAGATTGCTTCAAGGTGGTTCCTCGAACAATCGAATCATCCAGCATCACGAGTGTATCCACCGGCTTCACCAAGTCATAAGTGATGTCGTAAACGTGGGATACCAACTGAGCCCTGCCTTTCTCCTGGGAGATGAAGGTGCGCATTTTGATGTCCTTATGCGCCACCTTTTCAGATTTCGGCCAGTTTCTCAAAATTACTTTATCAAGCATCTCTACATCGAGAGTGCCGTTTTCGATGGCTTCCACAAGCTCGGCGCGGACCTGCTGACGGCGATACATGCGCAAGCCATCCATAAGTCCATAGTACGCGGTCTCCGCCGTGTTTGGAATGAATGAGAATACAGCCTTGTCGAAGTCATTATTCATGGCATCAACCACCTGATCCACAAGAGCCGCCCCCATAGCCTTACGTTCACGATAGATAGAAGGGTCGTTACCTCGTGAGAAATAGATGCGCTCAAAGGAGCACGGGGCCTTTTGAACCTCTGGATGGAAGCGCTCAGTGCGAATCTCGCCGTTATGGCCTATAATGGTCACATTACCGGGCTCCATCTCTTTGACCTGCTCCTTGTTGGCCTCAAAGACAGTCATGAGAGGTACACGTTCTGAAGCGAATGCTATCACTTCATCATCAATATAATAATGGCATGGACGAATGCCGCGAGGATCACGCATGACAAACGTGTCCCCGTTACCTACGGCGCCGCAGATCGCATAACCTCCATCCCAAGATTTAGCTGATTCACTGATTATCTGCAGCAAGTCAAGATTCTCAGAGATCATGGCGGGAATCTCTTGGCCGTCCACTCCCTTGTCACGCAGTTCACGATAAAGATCCGTGTGTGCCTCATCCAGGTGGAAGCCCAATTCCTCAAGTACAGTTTGCGTATCTGTACCAAAAACCGGGTGCTGCCCCCTTTCGATCAACTTCTGATTCAATGCTCCTGCATTGGTCATATTGAAGTTACCTTGAACCAGAAGAGTTCTTGTTGGCCAGTTACTGCGACGCAGGTATGGGTGACAGGAGCCCTCATCAAAGCGACCTGAGGTTCCATAGCGCAGGTGCCCCATCAATACTTCACCACCGAAATCGAATACGTTTTTAACGCTGCCAGCGGAGCTGGGATCGAGCATCTGCTTGCGGGCAAGCTTGTTGAACGTTTTGATCTCTTTATTGAAGACTGTAGCCAAGGAGTCCTTGCGGGCATCGCGGCGGCGAAAGATGTATGGCTGCCCGAGTGGCATACCCAGCTTACAGCAACCGATGCCAATACCATCTTGACCACGATTGTGCTGCTTCTCCATGAGAAGGAAGAGCTTGTTCAAGCCCCACAGCGGAGTGCCGTATTTTTCAATATAATAGGAAATAGGCTTTCTAAGGCGGATCAAGGCGATGCCGCACTCATGCTTTAAAAAGTCGCTCATGAATCAATATGTTCGGTGATTGATTGAAAAATAATAAGTTGAGGTGCCGGAAAGTGGCACCTCTTGTAAAGTTTGGCAAATTAAGCTTCGCGCTCAACTACGCGAACACCCTCCTGGGATACCACCTTGCCAATGACATGTCCGCCCGGGCCGGCCTTGAGGATCTTGTCAGTATCCTCAGGTGACACGATGCATACCCAGCCGATACCCATATTGAAAGTGTGGAACTTATCCTCAGCATCCACGTACTTGAAGACTTTGCGCATTACCGGATTGTCCCAGAACGGGATTTCCAAGTCAGCCCCAAGACCACGGAAGAGGCGCTCCAAGTTCTCAGGTAAACCTCCACCCGTGATGTGAGCCATTGCTTTTGGGGTCACACCTGCTTCACGAACATCCTTAACGACATCGTGGTAAAGGCGCGTCGGAGCAAGCATTTCACGCACCTCCTCAGCGGAGAAATCAGAACCGTGCTCAGCCAGGACGCGACGGATAAGGCTCCAGCCGTTGGCGTGTGGTCCATCAGATGCATAGCCCACCAGAACATCACCCTCCTTCATCGTGGATGGATCAATCAGGTTCTGCTTCTCAGAGCAGCCAATGCAGAAACCGCTAAGCTCAACAACATCCTCCGGGACGATGCCCGGCATTTCAGCAGTTTCACCACCTGCAAGTATGCATCCGCAATCTTCCAGGTAGTCACACATTCCAGCAATGAGGGCTGTAATGCGTGGCTTATCGAGTTTGGCGATACCGATATAATCAAGA
Above is a genomic segment from Rubritalea squalenifaciens DSM 18772 containing:
- a CDS encoding NYN domain-containing protein, encoding MSRTGTALCDAGFFLVFMQSILIVDGHSAIFATEYLLQLHRDNPGMARTELHRELTRFQDTSSYAVVLVFDGKGHDRDQPLRGEEDIMVIYSKTGETADTVIERLAARFADKYQLVVASNDRMVLDCVSAFGATPSSIRSMWAMIDHY
- a CDS encoding zinc metallopeptidase, which produces MKKLLLLSGHADDVVQYSTKYWSAASNLNEKQFVLDEKIRTNRDVNSLAHAAIQFGLYSLQREHSATIQWRVKVVKSGYLLPTFVILIALFTSLVGKLPVKIALAAVAASFGFITVMLWLSMPVEREAGKYAAELIEEHRLFARIREEEAVVRAIHATVWTSLIPGVLRKLIVGSPAIKSPDS
- the lysA gene encoding diaminopimelate decarboxylase; the encoded protein is MHSFHYHNGELHCEDVSLQTIADTYGTPTYVYSANTFRDHYTRLDAALSEVDHAIEYAVKANSNISVLRLLAELGSGFDIVSGGELYRVIKAGGDPAKCTFAGVGKTREEIEYALKQGIYCFNAESEAEVVFIDKVAGELGLVAPVALRVNPNVDAKTHKYISTGKSENKFGIDFEFIRDAYGRAAKLQNIKLRGLQMHIGSQLTSVTPFIEAVEKVAPLAADLKGLYDIEFFSIGGGVGIVYDESLDSGKPEWWANQLEDKRPLTIEQYCAGILPHLKGLGLKILVEPGRYIAGNAGVMLTRCLYEKKGTAKTFKVVDAGMNDLIRPALYEGHHDIAPVREPADDTTETVDVVGPICETGDFFCQNRPLPNFDEGDVIALLSAGAYGYVMASNYNTRGLPAEILVDGSESKVVRPRQTVEDIVAAELV
- the pheA gene encoding prephenate dehydratase; amino-acid sequence: MPLDDIRKKIDSIDTQLLDLLSQRAECVHIVGEIKKQEGLQIYAPEREESLLRKLVEKNQGRLPEKSIRAIYREIMSAALALEDDLKIAYLGPEGTWTHQAAIKKFGHSVEYLPQANFAEVFDQVARRKASYGVVPIENSTEGAVSHTLDLFVDSPLRICAQILLRIENGLMASIPREEIKTLYSHPQVFGQCRNWILQNFPKADLVEVSSTTKAAKLAKENAHQGAAALGGPLAAEMYDLHMMEECIQDRATNTTRFLVIGEKTCPPTGNDRTSILFSMKDQPGSLVKALTSFESCAINMSKIESRPSKQRDWEYIFYVDLAGHCEDENVAAALDELSRHCSLVKLLGSYPDVTDI
- the scpB gene encoding SMC-Scp complex subunit ScpB, whose product is MELTAILEALLIASEDPLPTHELARLVRARVAEADELIKVENEDAGDSCEHRTLDPSLASLATTSEEQVSEALASLNRFYDANHRAFVIIERAKGWKFYTKPEYADFVRQLFPGQKPQRLSGPAMETLAIIAYRQPITKAAMEAVRGVSCDGMIQKLLDRELVRIGGRADLPGRPLLYETTDLFYEHFGIKSIDDLPNAGELRTVKLPEPKSDEEDQSQPASDKEEATLELDGGTSVDQEGSNA
- a CDS encoding gamma-glutamylcyclotransferase family protein; this translates as MFEVFVYGSLRQGASNSFRMAGAELLGPGVVSGRLYRVDWYPGIKLSNDRDDASEVIGEVYRIGDSMMAALDEYEGGEYQKKSVQVRKCENCDQAIVWEYLPATEELELIESGDWMDAESP
- the obgE gene encoding GTPase ObgE; the protein is MFVDHIRVYCKAGDGGNGVVHFRREKYLPKGGPDGGDGGDGGDIIIECSNHTDNLKAFFYDPKLVAKGGGHGAGQRKHGKNGKTVIAKVPPGTVIYRSPAIDLQEAVAMERDEGIDLDPVVDLTEHGQTYVLCKGGKGGKGNWHYKSSTNRAPEEHTLGTEGDLGVFYFELRRIADAGMVGFPNAGKSTLVSKLSAAKPKIASYPFTTLKPMVGVVEFPGFKRCTVADIPGLIEGAHQNRGLGHEFLRHITRCHLLLFVIDMAGVDGRDPIEDLQTLRAEISMYDEDLAKFDWIVIANKMDLEGADENLKNFKQRFPKVKIIPISADQEEGLDDVRSFLCETVAYQPNK
- the rpsP gene encoding 30S ribosomal protein S16, with the translated sequence MVALRLNRQGTKDRPYYKIVAVDSRARRDGRYIEQIGNYNPMIEGVNYNLDLDKAEKWIKNGAQPSDTVSSIIKKARKAALEA
- a CDS encoding amidophosphoribosyltransferase: MSDFLKHECGIALIRLRKPISYYIEKYGTPLWGLNKLFLLMEKQHNRGQDGIGIGCCKLGMPLGQPYIFRRRDARKDSLATVFNKEIKTFNKLARKQMLDPSSAGSVKNVFDFGGEVLMGHLRYGTSGRFDEGSCHPYLRRSNWPTRTLLVQGNFNMTNAGALNQKLIERGQHPVFGTDTQTVLEELGFHLDEAHTDLYRELRDKGVDGQEIPAMISENLDLLQIISESAKSWDGGYAICGAVGNGDTFVMRDPRGIRPCHYYIDDEVIAFASERVPLMTVFEANKEQVKEMEPGNVTIIGHNGEIRTERFHPEVQKAPCSFERIYFSRGNDPSIYRERKAMGAALVDQVVDAMNNDFDKAVFSFIPNTAETAYYGLMDGLRMYRRQQVRAELVEAIENGTLDVEMLDKVILRNWPKSEKVAHKDIKMRTFISQEKGRAQLVSHVYDITYDLVKPVDTLVMLDDSIVRGTTLKQSILKILSRTNPKKIVVCSTAPQIRYPDCYGIDMSELGKFIAFQAAVALHEREGNNELLKEIYEACKEELRKPAEERVNQVKRVYECFTDDQISAEVSRMVYPEDVDWDGEVQIIFQTIDNLHASIKGPCGDWYFTGDFPTPGGMATVNAAYINWFEGKSGRSYDLPLV